The uncultured Cohaesibacter sp. genome window below encodes:
- a CDS encoding EAL domain-containing protein, which translates to METSSSRSKPDIKARDILTSIGEVVYEWQAATDRLRWSNNAFDVLKTDILSVFPNGKSYTDLITPDTLTGRYKAIFGSGKSDDGQGVPFECIYCLAPLGFENELRLWVEESGRWFADAMGRAERVHGIIRVVDEQQHREQRLRFLSQFDALTGLFNRSVFLDQLQQTIDQCREKGKDACFLIAHIDNFRVVNEAYGFEVADQVICEVARRISRRLRDGDLVGRISGTKFGILINHCTEKEMTAAAERFLDAAREELIITDAGPVHVTLTMGGVHLGEAVADLRQAEICALDALDRAKSHCRGTFRSFHAKPFALEERQKKIQMADEVITALNERRIELAFQPVVEAKTGTVAFHEALVRVEGRDGETIPANSFVEFAETLGLAAMLDHRVLEMALDLLFTHEQARLSINVSPDVGADREWISYLTARLVSNPDVARRLVVEISERATLDNQETAEQFVKAVKDLGVKVAIDDFGAGFTSFQNLQKLGADMVKIAGSLMHDIAENAQNRAIVRMFAELADELGFEVVAKWVVSAEVADLLKPLKISYLQGFHFGEPVKDLPWLHDGSQANSKR; encoded by the coding sequence TTGGAAACGTCATCTTCCCGATCGAAACCGGACATCAAGGCACGAGACATCCTCACGTCCATCGGCGAGGTGGTCTATGAATGGCAAGCCGCGACGGATCGTTTGCGCTGGAGCAACAACGCGTTTGATGTTCTCAAGACCGATATCCTCTCCGTTTTCCCCAACGGCAAGTCCTATACAGACCTGATCACCCCGGATACGCTGACCGGGCGCTACAAGGCCATTTTCGGCTCTGGCAAGAGCGACGACGGGCAGGGGGTGCCATTTGAGTGCATCTACTGTCTGGCGCCTCTGGGCTTTGAAAATGAGCTGCGCCTGTGGGTCGAGGAAAGCGGGCGCTGGTTTGCCGATGCCATGGGGCGGGCCGAACGGGTTCACGGCATCATCCGGGTGGTCGATGAACAGCAGCACCGCGAGCAGCGGCTGCGGTTTCTTTCTCAGTTCGATGCCCTGACAGGGCTGTTCAACCGCTCTGTCTTTCTGGATCAGCTGCAGCAAACCATCGATCAGTGCCGGGAGAAAGGCAAGGACGCCTGCTTTCTCATTGCCCACATCGACAATTTCCGTGTCGTCAATGAGGCCTATGGCTTCGAGGTGGCCGATCAGGTGATCTGCGAAGTGGCGCGGCGGATTTCGCGGCGTCTGCGCGATGGCGATCTGGTGGGGCGGATTTCCGGCACCAAGTTCGGCATTCTGATCAATCATTGCACCGAAAAGGAAATGACTGCGGCCGCGGAGCGTTTTCTTGATGCGGCGCGCGAGGAACTGATCATCACCGACGCAGGACCGGTGCATGTGACCCTGACGATGGGTGGCGTGCATCTGGGTGAGGCTGTTGCGGATCTGAGGCAGGCCGAGATCTGTGCGCTGGACGCGCTCGACCGGGCCAAGAGCCATTGCCGAGGCACCTTCCGCTCCTTCCATGCCAAGCCGTTTGCACTGGAAGAACGCCAGAAGAAAATCCAGATGGCCGACGAGGTGATCACGGCGCTCAACGAGCGACGGATCGAGCTGGCCTTCCAGCCGGTTGTCGAGGCAAAGACCGGCACTGTTGCCTTCCATGAGGCGCTGGTGCGGGTGGAAGGGCGCGACGGCGAGACCATTCCTGCCAACAGCTTTGTTGAATTTGCCGAAACGCTCGGGCTTGCGGCGATGCTGGATCATCGGGTGCTGGAAATGGCACTTGATCTGCTGTTTACCCATGAACAGGCCCGGCTGTCGATCAATGTGTCTCCTGATGTCGGCGCCGACCGGGAATGGATCAGCTATCTGACGGCCCGACTGGTCAGCAACCCCGATGTGGCGCGACGGCTGGTCGTCGAGATTTCCGAGCGGGCCACCCTCGACAATCAGGAAACCGCAGAGCAGTTCGTCAAGGCCGTCAAGGATCTCGGCGTCAAGGTCGCCATCGATGACTTCGGTGCGGGATTTACCTCATTCCAGAATTTGCAGAAGCTGGGCGCCGACATGGTCAAGATCGCCGGTTCGCTGATGCATGACATTGCGGAGAATGCCCAGAACCGAGCCATCGTGCGGATGTTCGCCGAGCTGGCGGACGAGCTGGGCTTCGAGGTGGTGGCCAAATGGGTGGTCAGCGCCGAGGTGGCCGATCTGTTGAAGCCATTGAAGATTTCCTATCTGCAGGGCTTCCATTTTGGCGAACCGGTCAAGGACCTGCCCTGGCTACACGATGGATCGCAAGCCAACAGCAAGCGATAG